From Juglans regia cultivar Chandler chromosome 8, Walnut 2.0, whole genome shotgun sequence, the proteins below share one genomic window:
- the LOC109006829 gene encoding uncharacterized protein LOC109006829 isoform X1 translates to MALAEDEEDESFGDFHSASFPNPTVHSFSTQINLRKSSSTSSSSPVAWGEFSTTPKWAKSKLPGCPAHTLSPRTNNPNEKEPREPGWVNPGEARWVKPTGALPLSIFGEFEEEEEEKGGSAADATVPYVATVLSNHKKTDSGRKGSDLNRNNLIANLFNQNQQIKTHNGPSLNSNVSELSTNGSNFNLNWLYLNPNGLGSDLVEGNDRFDDDDEYGEWEFKAAKAESRIGNGDSIVKEVGVFESSGLKVEPIAWIDRGIQFEGKVLENTDGARLTFAFGNGIRGPGDLLVESKGTSPSSGESDLGSDFNSSHMSKQDGFVSGFFSKSMDNVNAKVELQQNFWELEDAFLETGSKYKLEEPKVTNTSLDGGEAQTFDGNGVVCRDDLFAVSDGISPSSRKLASGFNFNQCFKNGSISGSFFTSNQNAFVSSLGDENVGGINNFWEFKDACTESGLKHKSEEPKAADISPAGVEALTSNVNWANNSKHPLVASDGISHQSAGWEVEFNFNPASTQEDMISWSYSKSKQNGFNSSLIDENDESDENFGEFKDAFSETGSKHERNEIGSKNHREPLPMSIFSDGNLDLDEFSILQDISSVTPISNPRDAIKSPSSNMSINDIISTLYSQAEQSASFNHTSPASDYGMHSNTMVFESDLVNGDDDFDNGSWDFKAAGSETRAEDRTSDIDLGDSQKTLSTALELNDCEDLYSKLKEGLVNSDDDFDDGSWDFKAAGSETRADDRTSDIDLGDLQKTLSTALDMNHCIDFYSKLKDELCSIALYHLDNLKKAQSTAVLSGEEAKAKSLDEDVQKLYNELHKDNLISTKEVRSENLSAREIHLNEFLEVLLETKFQVLESEFQISRRLPLAEKDAISAIELLKDVASTLAILKLGSVEEQEYYVSTWSSILSVCAQELKHGVSIWKQSLQKNVQSQILSEPEGKRYILALGEIYRVIEVIGASTKLYKPWIFLNSGATGLYSLLSECYSIWSGSGLEDALKSIRDDIGVEYDETVKALQESIKYIHDIDAVTLQNHIFSDQPICRLSALTASAVPGLKLVVWNGEHYFVKLANLWANLICPDPPKLAQIHGS, encoded by the exons ATGGCATTGGCGGAGGACGAAGAAGACGAGAGCTTCGGGGACTTCCATTCCGCATCGTTCCCTAATCCCACCGTCCATTCCTTTTCAACCCAAATCAACCTCCGAAAATCATCCTCTACTTCATCATCCTCCCCCGTTGCGTGGGGTGAGTTCAGCACCACCCCCAAATGGGCCAAATCCAAGCTCCCCGGCTGTCCTGCCCACACTCTTTCCCCTCGGACCAACAATCCCAATGAAAAAGAACCCCGTGAACCGGGTTGGGTCAATCCAGGGGAGGCCCGCTGGGTGAAGCCAACGGGAGCTCTGCCTTTGTCGATATTCGGGgaatttgaagaggaagaggaggagaaagGGGGATCTGCGGCAGACGCTACAGTTCCCTATGTCGCGACCGTTTTATCTAACCACAAAAAGACTGATTCTGGGAGAAAAGGATCGGATTTGAATCGTAATAATTTGATTGCAAATCTATTTAATCAGAATCAGCAAATCAAGACCCATAACGGGCCGAGTTTGAATTCAAATGTATCAGAGCTGAGTACAAATGGGTCAAATTTTAATCTAAACTGGTTGTATTTGAATCCGAATGGGTTGGGTTCGGATTTAGTGGAAGGGAATGATCGCTTTGATGACGATGATGAGTATGGCGAGTGGGAATTCAAAGCTGCGAAGGCGGAATCTCGTATCGGAAATGGAGATTCTATAGTAAAG GAAGTGGGGGTTTTTGAATCATCAGGACTGAAAGTGGAACCAATAGCGTGGATTGACCGAGGAATCCAG TTTGAAGGGAAAGTACTGGAAAATACTGATGGCGCCAGACTTACATTTGCGTTTGGAAATGGCATCCGTGGTCCTGGTGATTTGCTTGTGGAGTCAAAGGGGACTTCTCCCAGTAGTGGTGAATCAGATCTTGGTTCTGATTTCAACTCGAGCCATATGTCTAAACAAGATGGTTTTGTCTCGGGTTTCTTCTCCAAAAGCATGGACAATGTTAATGCAAAAGTTGAACTTCAACAGAATTTTTGGGAACTTGAGGATGCATTCTTGGAAACTGGATCAAAGTATAAGTTG GAGGAGCCAAAGGTTACCAACACATCTCTTGATGGTGGAGAAGCGCAAACCTTTGATGGTAACGGTGTCGTCTGTCGTGATGATTTATTTGCTGTATCAGATGGGATCTCTCCAAGTTCTAGAAAATTGGCCTCTGGATTTAATTTCAACCAGTGTTTTAAGAATGGTAGCATCTCAGGGTCATTCTTTACAAGCAACCAGAATGCTTTTGTATCCTCTCTGGGTGATGAGAATGTCGGTGGCATAAATAACTTCTGGGAATTTAAGGATGCATGTACAGAATCTGGATTGAAACATAAATCG GAAGAGCCAAAGGCTGCTGATATTTCTCCTGCTGGTGTAGAAGCACTTACCTCCAATGTCAATTGGGCAAACAATTCTAAACATCCTTTGGTAGCATCTGATGGGATATCTCACCAATCTGCAGGATGGGAGgttgaatttaatttcaatCCAGCTTCAACTCAAGAAGATATGATCTCTTGGTCTTACTCTAAAAGTAAACAGAATGGATTTAATTCCTCTCTAATTGATGAGAATGATGAATCTGACGAGAACTTTGGGGAGTTCAAGGATGCATTTTCAGAAACTGGATCAAAGCATGAG AGGAATGAGATAGGGTCTAAGAATCACAGGGAACCCTTGCCCATGTCTATTTTCAGTGATGGAAATCTGGATTTGGATGAGTTCTCAATcctccaagatatttcttctGTTACACCCATTTCCAACCCAAGAGATGCCATTAAAAGTCCCAGTTCTAACATGTctatcaatgatatcatatcaaCTTTATACAGTCAAGCTGAGCAGAGTGCTTCTTTTAATCATACATCACCAGCAAGTGACTACGGGATGCATTCCAACACAATGGTGTTTGAATCGGATTTAGTGAATggtgatgatgattttgataatGGTTCCTGGGATTTTAAAGCTGCTGGTTCAGAAACCAGAGCTGAAGATAGAACTTCTGATATTGATCTCGGAGATtcacagaaaacactttctacTGCTTTAGAGCTTAATGATTGTGAGGATCTTTATAGCAAATTAAAGGAGGGTTTAGTGAACagtgatgatgattttgatgatgGTTCCTGGGATTTTAAAGCTGCTGGTTCAGAAACCAGAGCTGACGATCGAACTTCTGATATTGATCTCGGAGATttacagaaaacactttctacTGCATTAGACATGAATCATTGCATTGATTTTTATAGCAAATTAAAGGATGAACTGTGCTCAATTGCACTGTATCATCTCGACAATCTGAAG AAAGCTCAAAGTACTGCTGTTCTTTCTGGTGAAGAGGCCAAAGCAAAATCTCTTGATGAGGATGTTCAG AAATTGTACAATGAACTGCACAAAGATAATCTGATATCTACTAAAGAAGTCCGTTCAGAGAATCTATCAGCAAGAGAGATTCACTTgaatgaatttcttgaagtattgCTGGAAACCAAGTTCCAAGTGCTTGAGTCAGAATTTCAGATATCAAGAAGATTGCCATTG GCAGAAAAGGATGCGATATCAGCTATTGAGCTCCTAAAAGATGTGGCATCAACACTAGCAATTCTGAAATTGGGATCAGTGGAGGAGCAAGAATATTATGTTTCTACATGGTCTAGTATACTTTCTGTTTGTGCTCAAGAGCTGAAACATGGAGTCTCAATTTGGAAGCAGTCATTGCAAAAGAATGTACAAAGTCAAATACTATCTGAACCCGAAG GGAAGCGGTATATCCTTGCCCTTGGAGAAATTTACAGAGTGATTGAAGTTATCGGAGCCTCAACCAAGCTTTATAAACCATGGATATTTCTAAATTCTGGAGCTACTGGCTTGTATAGTCTTCTAAGCGAGTGTTATAGCATATGGTCAGGTTCAGGACTTGAAGATGCTCTCAAGAGTATTCGTGATGATATTGGTGTTGAGTATGATGAAACTGTAAAGGCACTACAGGAATCTATAAAGTATATTCATGATATTGATGCAGTTACActtcaaaatcatattttctcCGATCAACCTATATGTCGGTTATCAGCCTTAACTGCAAGCGCTGTGCCAG GCTTGAAACTGGTGGTTTGGAATGGGGAGCACTACTTTGTCAAGCTTGCAAACTTGTGGGCAAATCTAATATGTCCAGATCCTCCTAAGCTGGCTCAAATACATGGTAGCTGA
- the LOC109006829 gene encoding uncharacterized protein LOC109006829 isoform X2: protein MALAEDEEDESFGDFHSASFPNPTVHSFSTQINLRKSSSTSSSSPVAWGEFSTTPKWAKSKLPGCPAHTLSPRTNNPNEKEPREPGWVNPGEARWVKPTGALPLSIFGEFEEEEEEKGGSAADATVPYVATVLSNHKKTDSGRKGSDLNRNNLIANLFNQNQQIKTHNGPSLNSNVSELSTNGSNFNLNWLYLNPNGLGSDLVEGNDRFDDDDEYGEWEFKAAKAESRIGNGDSIVKFEGKVLENTDGARLTFAFGNGIRGPGDLLVESKGTSPSSGESDLGSDFNSSHMSKQDGFVSGFFSKSMDNVNAKVELQQNFWELEDAFLETGSKYKLEEPKVTNTSLDGGEAQTFDGNGVVCRDDLFAVSDGISPSSRKLASGFNFNQCFKNGSISGSFFTSNQNAFVSSLGDENVGGINNFWEFKDACTESGLKHKSEEPKAADISPAGVEALTSNVNWANNSKHPLVASDGISHQSAGWEVEFNFNPASTQEDMISWSYSKSKQNGFNSSLIDENDESDENFGEFKDAFSETGSKHERNEIGSKNHREPLPMSIFSDGNLDLDEFSILQDISSVTPISNPRDAIKSPSSNMSINDIISTLYSQAEQSASFNHTSPASDYGMHSNTMVFESDLVNGDDDFDNGSWDFKAAGSETRAEDRTSDIDLGDSQKTLSTALELNDCEDLYSKLKEGLVNSDDDFDDGSWDFKAAGSETRADDRTSDIDLGDLQKTLSTALDMNHCIDFYSKLKDELCSIALYHLDNLKKAQSTAVLSGEEAKAKSLDEDVQKLYNELHKDNLISTKEVRSENLSAREIHLNEFLEVLLETKFQVLESEFQISRRLPLAEKDAISAIELLKDVASTLAILKLGSVEEQEYYVSTWSSILSVCAQELKHGVSIWKQSLQKNVQSQILSEPEGKRYILALGEIYRVIEVIGASTKLYKPWIFLNSGATGLYSLLSECYSIWSGSGLEDALKSIRDDIGVEYDETVKALQESIKYIHDIDAVTLQNHIFSDQPICRLSALTASAVPGLKLVVWNGEHYFVKLANLWANLICPDPPKLAQIHGS from the exons ATGGCATTGGCGGAGGACGAAGAAGACGAGAGCTTCGGGGACTTCCATTCCGCATCGTTCCCTAATCCCACCGTCCATTCCTTTTCAACCCAAATCAACCTCCGAAAATCATCCTCTACTTCATCATCCTCCCCCGTTGCGTGGGGTGAGTTCAGCACCACCCCCAAATGGGCCAAATCCAAGCTCCCCGGCTGTCCTGCCCACACTCTTTCCCCTCGGACCAACAATCCCAATGAAAAAGAACCCCGTGAACCGGGTTGGGTCAATCCAGGGGAGGCCCGCTGGGTGAAGCCAACGGGAGCTCTGCCTTTGTCGATATTCGGGgaatttgaagaggaagaggaggagaaagGGGGATCTGCGGCAGACGCTACAGTTCCCTATGTCGCGACCGTTTTATCTAACCACAAAAAGACTGATTCTGGGAGAAAAGGATCGGATTTGAATCGTAATAATTTGATTGCAAATCTATTTAATCAGAATCAGCAAATCAAGACCCATAACGGGCCGAGTTTGAATTCAAATGTATCAGAGCTGAGTACAAATGGGTCAAATTTTAATCTAAACTGGTTGTATTTGAATCCGAATGGGTTGGGTTCGGATTTAGTGGAAGGGAATGATCGCTTTGATGACGATGATGAGTATGGCGAGTGGGAATTCAAAGCTGCGAAGGCGGAATCTCGTATCGGAAATGGAGATTCTATAGTAAAG TTTGAAGGGAAAGTACTGGAAAATACTGATGGCGCCAGACTTACATTTGCGTTTGGAAATGGCATCCGTGGTCCTGGTGATTTGCTTGTGGAGTCAAAGGGGACTTCTCCCAGTAGTGGTGAATCAGATCTTGGTTCTGATTTCAACTCGAGCCATATGTCTAAACAAGATGGTTTTGTCTCGGGTTTCTTCTCCAAAAGCATGGACAATGTTAATGCAAAAGTTGAACTTCAACAGAATTTTTGGGAACTTGAGGATGCATTCTTGGAAACTGGATCAAAGTATAAGTTG GAGGAGCCAAAGGTTACCAACACATCTCTTGATGGTGGAGAAGCGCAAACCTTTGATGGTAACGGTGTCGTCTGTCGTGATGATTTATTTGCTGTATCAGATGGGATCTCTCCAAGTTCTAGAAAATTGGCCTCTGGATTTAATTTCAACCAGTGTTTTAAGAATGGTAGCATCTCAGGGTCATTCTTTACAAGCAACCAGAATGCTTTTGTATCCTCTCTGGGTGATGAGAATGTCGGTGGCATAAATAACTTCTGGGAATTTAAGGATGCATGTACAGAATCTGGATTGAAACATAAATCG GAAGAGCCAAAGGCTGCTGATATTTCTCCTGCTGGTGTAGAAGCACTTACCTCCAATGTCAATTGGGCAAACAATTCTAAACATCCTTTGGTAGCATCTGATGGGATATCTCACCAATCTGCAGGATGGGAGgttgaatttaatttcaatCCAGCTTCAACTCAAGAAGATATGATCTCTTGGTCTTACTCTAAAAGTAAACAGAATGGATTTAATTCCTCTCTAATTGATGAGAATGATGAATCTGACGAGAACTTTGGGGAGTTCAAGGATGCATTTTCAGAAACTGGATCAAAGCATGAG AGGAATGAGATAGGGTCTAAGAATCACAGGGAACCCTTGCCCATGTCTATTTTCAGTGATGGAAATCTGGATTTGGATGAGTTCTCAATcctccaagatatttcttctGTTACACCCATTTCCAACCCAAGAGATGCCATTAAAAGTCCCAGTTCTAACATGTctatcaatgatatcatatcaaCTTTATACAGTCAAGCTGAGCAGAGTGCTTCTTTTAATCATACATCACCAGCAAGTGACTACGGGATGCATTCCAACACAATGGTGTTTGAATCGGATTTAGTGAATggtgatgatgattttgataatGGTTCCTGGGATTTTAAAGCTGCTGGTTCAGAAACCAGAGCTGAAGATAGAACTTCTGATATTGATCTCGGAGATtcacagaaaacactttctacTGCTTTAGAGCTTAATGATTGTGAGGATCTTTATAGCAAATTAAAGGAGGGTTTAGTGAACagtgatgatgattttgatgatgGTTCCTGGGATTTTAAAGCTGCTGGTTCAGAAACCAGAGCTGACGATCGAACTTCTGATATTGATCTCGGAGATttacagaaaacactttctacTGCATTAGACATGAATCATTGCATTGATTTTTATAGCAAATTAAAGGATGAACTGTGCTCAATTGCACTGTATCATCTCGACAATCTGAAG AAAGCTCAAAGTACTGCTGTTCTTTCTGGTGAAGAGGCCAAAGCAAAATCTCTTGATGAGGATGTTCAG AAATTGTACAATGAACTGCACAAAGATAATCTGATATCTACTAAAGAAGTCCGTTCAGAGAATCTATCAGCAAGAGAGATTCACTTgaatgaatttcttgaagtattgCTGGAAACCAAGTTCCAAGTGCTTGAGTCAGAATTTCAGATATCAAGAAGATTGCCATTG GCAGAAAAGGATGCGATATCAGCTATTGAGCTCCTAAAAGATGTGGCATCAACACTAGCAATTCTGAAATTGGGATCAGTGGAGGAGCAAGAATATTATGTTTCTACATGGTCTAGTATACTTTCTGTTTGTGCTCAAGAGCTGAAACATGGAGTCTCAATTTGGAAGCAGTCATTGCAAAAGAATGTACAAAGTCAAATACTATCTGAACCCGAAG GGAAGCGGTATATCCTTGCCCTTGGAGAAATTTACAGAGTGATTGAAGTTATCGGAGCCTCAACCAAGCTTTATAAACCATGGATATTTCTAAATTCTGGAGCTACTGGCTTGTATAGTCTTCTAAGCGAGTGTTATAGCATATGGTCAGGTTCAGGACTTGAAGATGCTCTCAAGAGTATTCGTGATGATATTGGTGTTGAGTATGATGAAACTGTAAAGGCACTACAGGAATCTATAAAGTATATTCATGATATTGATGCAGTTACActtcaaaatcatattttctcCGATCAACCTATATGTCGGTTATCAGCCTTAACTGCAAGCGCTGTGCCAG GCTTGAAACTGGTGGTTTGGAATGGGGAGCACTACTTTGTCAAGCTTGCAAACTTGTGGGCAAATCTAATATGTCCAGATCCTCCTAAGCTGGCTCAAATACATGGTAGCTGA